In one window of Polaromonas naphthalenivorans CJ2 DNA:
- the gloA gene encoding lactoylglutathione lyase, with the protein MRLLHTMLRVGNLQRSIDFYTQVLGMKLLRTSENPEYKYTLAFVGYENNPAQAEIELTYNWGTESYDMGNAYGHIALGVPDVKAACDKIKAAGGNVTREAGPVKGGSTVIAFVTDPDGYKIELIQRAEYASGGGLR; encoded by the coding sequence ATGCGACTTTTACACACCATGCTGCGCGTTGGCAATCTCCAGCGCTCCATCGATTTTTACACCCAGGTGCTCGGCATGAAACTGCTGCGCACCTCCGAAAACCCGGAATACAAGTACACCCTGGCCTTCGTCGGTTATGAAAACAACCCGGCGCAGGCCGAAATCGAGCTGACCTACAACTGGGGCACCGAGAGCTACGACATGGGAAATGCCTACGGCCACATTGCGCTGGGCGTGCCCGACGTGAAGGCCGCATGCGACAAGATCAAGGCCGCTGGCGGCAACGTCACGCGCGAAGCCGGTCCGGTCAAGGGCGGCAGCACGGTGATTGCGTTCGTGACCGACCCGGACGGCTACAAGATCGAGTTGATCCAGCGCGCAGAATACGCCAGCGGCGGGGGTTTGCGCTAA